The genomic segment CAGTCCTCCGCCCGGCTCCGGCTGCACCACGGAGAGCGAGGCGAGATCGGGGCGCAGCCGGTCCATCGCGCCGGTTCTGTTCCGCAGGGCCTCCGCCTCCGGGCCGCCCGCCCTCGGGTCGTCGACCAGACCCGCCGCCGACAGACGCGCCACCAGCGTCTCCACGTGCCGGTCCGACAGGTCCAGGGCCCGCGCCTCCTCGCGCAACAACTGAGGACCGCGCGTCCCGTCGAGCAGGTCCAGGAAACTTCCGGTGGCGATGTCGAGCGGGCCGAACGTCACCGCGTGGGCCGGGGTGACCCCGAACTGCACGGTGTGCCGTCCGCGCCAGGCCCGGCGGAGGGCGGGCTTCAACATCGGATGCATGACTGCTCCCCGTCCGTGAGCGGGCCGTGGCCCGCGATCCGAAAGATCCTGTTCCGGAGCCGGTCGACAACTGCTCGGAAGCCGTCCAGGAACGCGCCTCAAGGCGTGTTCGTCGGCCGTTCTCCGGTCCGTTGCCAGAATGCGCCGACGGTGGCGAACCGTGCGGAAAGTTATCCACAGGGGACGGTATTAGTCGTTCAAATGGTGCATGTCATGAAGTGGATCAAGGCCGAACCGCGCCGGAGGCGGGACTTCCCCCACTGACAGCGGGTAACGTCGAGGCGTGCCCGCCGACCCGTCATCCGGCCTCGCCGGGGGGACTCCCTCGCGCCGCCCCGGAAAAAGCCAGCGCAGTGCGGCAAGCCATCCGCCGCGCGCTTCCGCGACGAGCGCGGTCGAGGTACGCAGAAGCAACCGCCGCAGCAGGACGGTCTCCGCGTACCGCGAGGGCGACCGTACGATCGTGCTGATTCCCGCCCGGATGTCGGAGGCCGAGGAACAGCGCTGGGTGAACGTCATGCTCGACAAGCTGGCGGCCCAGGAGAGCAAACGGCTGCTCGGCGACAGCGAACTGGCGGAACGCGCCGAGCGGCTGTCCGCCCAGTATTTCGGGGGCCGGGCACGTCCGGCGTCCGTGCGCTGGGTCACGAACCAGAACACCCGCTGGGGCTCCTGCACCCCCGCCGAGGGCAGCATCCGCCTCTCGCACCGGCTCCAGGGCATGCCGGAGTACGTGGTCGACTACGTACTCCTCCATGAACTCGCGCATCTGCTCGTCCCCGGGCACGGCCCGCGTTTCTGGCGGCTCCTCGACGCCTATCCGCGTACCGAACGGGCCCGTGGCTACCTGGAGGGCGTGGTGGCGGCCGACCGGCTCCCGCACCTGCCCGCCGCCAGGGAAGAGTGAGGTCCGGCGTTCTGTACCGGATGTGTACCGACTTCACCCGCTGTCGGCGTTTGCGGTTAGCCTGACGCGACGTATTCACCTTCGGGATGGGGGACGGTCGTTACGCATGGCCAAGGAATTCCAACGCGGCCACAAGGCCAAGATCAGTGACCTCACGCCGGGGACGGATCTGTACGTGGGTGTGCAGATCGCAGGTCCTGGACTGACCTTCGACATCAGCTGTTTCGGCCTCGACGCCGCCGAGCAGTTGTCGGACGACCGTTATTTCATCTTCTTCAACCAGGTGAAATCGCCCGAGGAGTCCATCCAGCTGCTCGGCGCCCAGGCCGGCGACACGGAGTCGTTCCGGGTCACGCTCGACCGCATCCCCGCGAACATCCACAAGCTCTCGTTCACCGCGACCATCGACGGCGCGGGCCAGATGTCACAGGTCGGCCCCGGGTACATCCGGATCGTCGCGGGCGGTGAGGAAGTCGCCCGGTACGCGTTCACCGGATCGGAGTTCACCACCGAGCGCGCCGTGATGCTGGGGGACATCTATCTGAAGGACGTCTGGCGGTTCGCCGCCGTCGGACAGGGCTTCGACGGCGGCCTGGAAGCGCTGCTGCGGAACTTCGGCGGCGAGGTCGCCGAGGACGAGCCCGCGGCCCCGCAGCCCGAGCCGGCGGCCCCGGCCTTCGCCCCGCCCGCCGCACCCGCTCCCGCCTTCGCACCCCCCGCGGCCCCGCAGCCCGCCCCGTCCTTCGGTGCGCCCGCCGGACCGCCCCAGGCGCCCCCAGCACCTCACATGCCTCAGGCGCCGCAGC from the Streptomyces sp. AM 4-1-1 genome contains:
- a CDS encoding M48 family metallopeptidase, whose translation is MPADPSSGLAGGTPSRRPGKSQRSAASHPPRASATSAVEVRRSNRRSRTVSAYREGDRTIVLIPARMSEAEEQRWVNVMLDKLAAQESKRLLGDSELAERAERLSAQYFGGRARPASVRWVTNQNTRWGSCTPAEGSIRLSHRLQGMPEYVVDYVLLHELAHLLVPGHGPRFWRLLDAYPRTERARGYLEGVVAADRLPHLPAAREE